A region of Burkholderiales bacterium JOSHI_001 DNA encodes the following proteins:
- a CDS encoding AMP-forming long-chain acyl-CoA synthetase (PFAM: AMP-binding enzyme): protein MATSQKLLLDHIYAHEKALGDQVFLTQPIGNGQVRDYTWREVMDQARRMAAHLQAQGLPPGSRIAMLSKNCAHFVMAEIAIWMAGHTTVAIFPTETAETVNYVLTHSEASLLYVGKLDTWAHQKPGVPQGLPCIAFPLAPEGHGLDTWDAVVARMSPLAGEPARAPQDLAVLMYTSGSTGTPKGVMHSFERFSAAAVGINTDLRQRMGQNADMRALSYLPLSHIFERLWIEGAALADGRWHIFFAEALDTFLADLQRARPTLFISVPRLWLKFQQGVFAKMPPAKLERLLKIPLVGKIVAKKVRTGLGLDQVLMAGSGSAPIPPDLIAWYRRIGLPLYEGYGMTEDCAYSFTSNAQFNAPGYIGTRMKGVQARLSPEGEILIKSPGQLVGYYKRPDLDAECFTEDGFFRTGDLGEFSPEGMLKLTGRAKELFKTAKGKYVAPAPIENRINAHPMVELSVVSGVGQPSAYALVLLSETLRPRQHEPELRDEVSAAMARLLDEVNASVADYEQLKMLVIVREPWSIENGCLTPTMKIKRARIETLAEPELARWYANKQKVLWQ from the coding sequence ATGGCGACATCGCAGAAGCTCCTGCTCGACCACATCTACGCCCACGAAAAGGCCCTGGGCGACCAGGTTTTCCTGACGCAGCCCATCGGCAACGGCCAGGTGCGGGACTACACCTGGCGCGAGGTGATGGACCAGGCGCGGCGCATGGCCGCGCACCTGCAGGCCCAGGGCTTACCGCCGGGTTCGCGCATTGCGATGCTGTCGAAGAACTGCGCCCACTTCGTGATGGCCGAAATCGCCATCTGGATGGCCGGTCACACCACGGTGGCCATCTTCCCGACGGAAACGGCCGAGACGGTGAACTACGTGCTCACGCACAGCGAAGCCAGCCTGCTGTACGTGGGCAAGCTCGACACCTGGGCGCACCAGAAGCCGGGCGTGCCGCAGGGCCTGCCCTGCATCGCATTCCCGCTGGCGCCCGAAGGGCATGGCCTGGACACCTGGGACGCCGTGGTCGCCCGGATGTCACCGCTGGCCGGTGAACCCGCCCGCGCCCCGCAGGACCTGGCGGTGCTGATGTACACCTCCGGCTCCACCGGCACACCCAAGGGGGTGATGCACAGCTTCGAGCGCTTCAGCGCGGCGGCGGTAGGCATCAACACCGACCTGCGCCAGCGCATGGGCCAGAACGCCGACATGCGCGCGCTGTCCTACCTGCCGCTGTCGCACATCTTTGAACGCCTGTGGATCGAAGGCGCCGCCCTGGCGGACGGGCGCTGGCACATCTTCTTTGCCGAGGCACTGGACACCTTCCTGGCCGACCTGCAGCGCGCCCGGCCCACGCTGTTCATCAGCGTGCCGCGGTTGTGGCTGAAGTTCCAGCAGGGTGTGTTCGCGAAGATGCCTCCGGCCAAGCTGGAGCGGCTGCTGAAGATTCCTCTGGTCGGCAAGATCGTTGCGAAGAAGGTGCGCACCGGCCTGGGCCTGGACCAGGTGCTGATGGCCGGCAGCGGTTCGGCGCCCATCCCGCCGGACCTCATCGCCTGGTACCGCCGCATCGGGCTGCCGCTGTATGAAGGCTATGGCATGACCGAGGACTGCGCCTACTCGTTCACGTCGAATGCCCAGTTCAACGCGCCGGGCTACATCGGCACCCGGATGAAGGGCGTGCAGGCCCGCCTGAGCCCCGAAGGCGAGATCCTCATCAAGAGCCCCGGCCAGTTGGTGGGCTACTACAAGCGCCCCGACCTGGACGCCGAGTGCTTCACCGAAGACGGCTTCTTCCGCACCGGTGACCTGGGCGAGTTTTCGCCCGAGGGCATGCTCAAGCTCACGGGCCGCGCCAAGGAGCTTTTCAAGACGGCCAAGGGCAAGTACGTGGCACCGGCGCCGATCGAAAACCGCATCAACGCGCATCCGATGGTGGAACTGTCGGTGGTGTCCGGGGTGGGCCAGCCCTCGGCCTATGCCCTGGTGCTGCTCAGCGAGACCTTGCGCCCGCGGCAGCACGAACCCGAATTGCGCGATGAAGTCTCGGCCGCGATGGCCCGCCTGCTTGACGAGGTGAACGCCTCGGTGGCGGACTACGAGCAGCTGAAGATGCTGGTCATCGTGAGAGAACCCTGGAGCATCGAGAACGGCTGCCTGACGCCCACGATGAAGATCAAGCGCGCGCGGATCGAGACCCTGGCCGAGCCCGAGTTGGCGCGCTGGTACGCGAACAAGCAAAAGGTGCTTTGGCAATAG
- a CDS encoding putative sugar kinase (PFAM: ATP-NAD kinase) has product MGIRFRHAALVGKYQADGIRPVLLEVAHFLARQGLEVSLEAQTALAAGITDHGALSPDEIGAQCDIAVVMGGDGTMLGIARELARHNVPLVGINQGRLGFITDIPLGQYQEVLPPIINGHYVEEHRAMLESEVWRDDERIFEGLSMNDVVVSRGATAAMVELRVDIDDEFVANLRADGLIVASPTGSTAYALSAGGPLLHPGIAGWVLVPIASHTLSNRPIVLPDSGQVRITIVAGRDASANFDMQSLASLLHGDQIRVRRSPHKVRFLHPHGWSYYATLRRKLRWYEGVV; this is encoded by the coding sequence ATGGGCATCCGTTTCCGTCACGCCGCGCTGGTGGGCAAGTACCAGGCCGATGGCATCCGGCCGGTGCTGCTGGAAGTGGCGCATTTCCTGGCCCGCCAGGGGCTGGAGGTGTCGCTGGAAGCGCAGACCGCGCTGGCCGCTGGCATCACCGACCACGGCGCGCTGTCGCCCGATGAAATCGGCGCGCAGTGCGACATCGCCGTGGTCATGGGCGGCGACGGCACCATGCTGGGCATCGCCCGCGAGCTGGCGCGCCACAACGTGCCGCTGGTGGGCATCAACCAGGGGCGCCTGGGCTTCATCACCGACATCCCGCTGGGCCAGTACCAGGAGGTGCTGCCGCCCATCATCAACGGCCATTACGTCGAAGAGCACCGCGCCATGCTGGAGTCCGAGGTCTGGCGCGACGACGAGCGCATCTTCGAAGGCCTGTCGATGAACGATGTGGTGGTCAGCCGCGGCGCCACCGCCGCCATGGTGGAACTGCGCGTGGACATCGACGACGAGTTCGTCGCCAACCTGCGCGCCGACGGCTTGATTGTGGCGTCGCCCACCGGTTCCACCGCCTACGCCCTGAGCGCTGGCGGGCCGCTGCTGCACCCCGGCATTGCGGGTTGGGTGCTGGTGCCGATCGCGTCGCACACCCTGTCCAACCGCCCCATCGTCCTGCCCGACTCAGGCCAGGTGCGCATCACCATCGTGGCCGGACGCGACGCGTCGGCCAACTTCGACATGCAAAGCCTGGCCAGCCTGCTGCACGGCGACCAGATCCGCGTGCGCCGCTCGCCGCACAAGGTGCGCTTCCTGCACCCGCATGGCTGGAGCTACTACGCCACTTTGCGTCGCAAGCTGCGCTGGTACGAAGGTGTGGTCTAA
- a CDS encoding A/G-specific adenine glycosylase (PFAM: HhH-GPD superfamily base excision DNA repair protein; Helix-hairpin-helix motif~TIGRFAM: A/G-specific adenine glycosylase), whose product MSRRPPTNAPDLATAVVAWQRTHGRHHLPWQGTRDPYRVWLSEVMLQQTQVATVLDYYPRFLARFPDVAALAAAPLDEVLALWSGLGYYSRARNLHACARAVVAQHGGRFPPSSAQLATLPGIGRSTAAAIAAFCFGEPAAILDGNVKRVLTRALGFDADLASAPNERLLWAQAEALLPAQGVEAYTQGLMDLGAGVCLARTPRCADCPLQALCVARAQGRPEAYPVKTRKLKRGTRHSGWLCVLQAGRVWLRQRPARGVWAGLWCPPEFDDADAAMAQALDWPGHGEALAPFVHVLTHLDWRLEPVVWRLPSRVAVARLSALEAELGEGRWWPLPDALALGLPAPVRRLLERLAA is encoded by the coding sequence GTGTCCCGCCGCCCCCCGACGAATGCACCTGACCTGGCCACCGCGGTGGTGGCCTGGCAGCGCACGCACGGCCGCCACCACCTGCCCTGGCAGGGCACGCGCGATCCCTACCGCGTGTGGTTGTCCGAGGTGATGCTGCAGCAAACCCAGGTGGCCACCGTGCTGGACTACTACCCGCGCTTCCTGGCCCGCTTCCCCGACGTCGCTGCGCTGGCTGCGGCACCACTGGACGAAGTGCTGGCGCTGTGGAGCGGCCTGGGCTACTACAGCCGCGCACGCAACCTGCACGCCTGCGCCCGGGCCGTGGTGGCGCAGCATGGCGGGCGCTTCCCGCCCAGCAGCGCCCAACTGGCCACGCTGCCCGGCATCGGCCGCAGCACCGCGGCGGCCATTGCGGCCTTCTGCTTCGGCGAACCTGCCGCCATCCTGGACGGCAACGTCAAGCGCGTGCTCACGCGCGCGCTGGGCTTCGACGCCGATCTGGCCAGCGCCCCCAACGAGCGCCTGCTCTGGGCGCAGGCCGAAGCGCTGCTGCCAGCGCAGGGCGTGGAGGCCTACACCCAGGGCCTGATGGACCTGGGCGCCGGCGTCTGCCTGGCGCGCACGCCACGCTGCGCGGACTGCCCCTTGCAGGCGCTTTGCGTCGCCCGGGCCCAGGGCCGGCCCGAGGCCTACCCGGTGAAGACCAGGAAGTTGAAGCGCGGCACGCGCCACAGCGGCTGGCTGTGCGTGCTGCAGGCCGGCCGCGTGTGGCTGCGCCAGCGCCCGGCGCGCGGCGTGTGGGCCGGCCTGTGGTGCCCGCCCGAATTCGACGACGCCGACGCGGCGATGGCCCAGGCGCTGGACTGGCCTGGCCACGGTGAAGCGCTGGCGCCCTTCGTGCACGTGCTGACGCACCTGGACTGGCGGCTGGAACCGGTGGTCTGGCGCTTGCCGTCGCGCGTGGCCGTCGCGCGCCTGTCGGCCCTGGAAGCGGAACTGGGCGAAGGCCGCTGGTGGCCCCTGCCGGACGCCTTGGCGCTGGGCCTGCCGGCGCCGGTGCGGCGGCTGCTGGAGCGCCTGGCCGCCTGA
- a CDS encoding heat shock gene repressor HrcA (PFAM: Domain of unknown function; HrcA protein C terminal domain~TIGRFAM: heat shock gene repressor HrcA) → MKTMLDDRSRTLLKTLVERYIADGQPVGSRTLSRASGLELSAATIRNVMADLEELGLIASPHTSAGRIPTPRGYRLFVDTMLTAQPLDLEHAPPDLASAGERLQPDQPQRVIAQAASLLSSLSQFVGVVTAPKRPSVFRHLEFLRLGERRVLVILVSPDGDVQNRVLFTQRDHSQAELVEATNYINAHYAGLTLEEVRERLRHEIDALRGEIAQLMQAAVQAGSDAISESADQVVVSGERNLLGVQDFGNDMGSMRKMFDLFEQKTELMRLLESSSRADGVRIYIGGESGMLPVQELSVVSAPYELDGRVVGTLGVIGPTRMPYDRMIQLVDITARLVSNALSQK, encoded by the coding sequence ATGAAAACCATGCTGGACGACCGCTCGCGCACGCTGCTGAAGACCCTGGTGGAGCGCTACATCGCTGACGGCCAGCCGGTGGGATCGCGCACGCTGTCGCGCGCATCGGGGCTGGAGCTGTCGGCCGCCACCATCCGCAACGTGATGGCGGACCTGGAAGAACTGGGCCTGATTGCCAGCCCGCACACCAGCGCCGGGCGCATTCCCACGCCGCGCGGCTACCGCCTGTTCGTGGACACCATGCTCACCGCGCAGCCCCTGGACCTGGAGCATGCGCCGCCCGACCTGGCCAGCGCGGGCGAACGCCTGCAGCCCGACCAGCCGCAGCGCGTCATCGCCCAGGCAGCCAGCCTGCTGTCCAGCTTGAGCCAGTTCGTCGGCGTGGTCACCGCGCCCAAGCGGCCCAGCGTGTTCCGCCACCTGGAGTTCCTGCGCCTGGGCGAGCGGCGCGTGCTGGTCATCCTGGTGTCGCCCGACGGCGACGTGCAGAACCGCGTGCTCTTCACCCAGCGCGACCACAGCCAGGCCGAACTGGTGGAGGCCACCAACTACATCAACGCCCACTACGCCGGCCTGACGCTGGAAGAAGTGCGCGAACGCCTGCGCCATGAAATCGACGCGCTGCGCGGCGAGATCGCCCAGCTGATGCAGGCTGCTGTGCAGGCGGGTAGCGACGCCATTTCGGAAAGTGCCGACCAGGTGGTGGTCTCGGGTGAGCGCAATCTGCTGGGCGTGCAGGACTTCGGCAACGACATGGGTTCGATGCGCAAGATGTTCGACCTGTTCGAGCAGAAGACCGAACTGATGCGCCTGCTGGAAAGTTCCAGCCGCGCCGACGGGGTGCGCATTTACATCGGCGGCGAGAGCGGCATGCTGCCGGTGCAAGAGCTCAGCGTGGTGAGCGCCCCCTACGAACTGGACGGGCGCGTGGTGGGCACCCTGGGCGTGATCGGGCCCACGCGCATGCCTTACGACCGCATGATCCAGCTGGTGGACATCACGGCGCGGCTGGTGAGCAACGCGCTGTCGCAGAAATAG
- a CDS encoding putative P-loop-containing kinase (PFAM: P-loop ATPase protein family) — protein MRKTQAEAEDAARSAANGREVVFITGISGSGKSVALHALEDAGYFCVDNLPPELLRDFIRLEHERYTDRVAIAVDVRTARSLPSLVPLLDELRSEGVSILSLFLDASTDTLVRRFSETRRPHPLANAAETGDAQRALVEAIELERLLLAELREVSTVIDTSQLRPAQLRGRIRDLVDARHSSLTLVFESFAFKYGVPLDADYVFDVRILPNPYYIRELRPLNGCDAPVAEYLAAQPEAMDMLAHIETFLRRWIPAFEADLRSYLTVAIGCTGGQHRSVYIAERLAERFADRGATLVRHREMDVND, from the coding sequence ATGAGAAAAACCCAGGCCGAAGCCGAAGACGCGGCCCGCAGCGCCGCGAACGGGCGCGAGGTGGTGTTCATCACCGGCATTTCGGGCTCGGGCAAGAGCGTGGCGCTGCATGCGCTGGAAGACGCCGGCTACTTCTGCGTGGACAACCTGCCGCCCGAGCTGCTGCGCGACTTCATCCGCCTGGAGCACGAGCGCTACACCGACCGCGTGGCCATCGCGGTGGACGTGCGCACCGCACGGTCCTTGCCGTCCCTGGTGCCGCTGCTGGACGAACTGCGCAGCGAAGGCGTGTCCATCCTCAGCCTGTTCCTGGACGCCAGCACCGACACCCTGGTGCGGCGCTTTTCCGAAACCCGGCGCCCGCACCCGCTGGCCAACGCGGCCGAAACCGGCGACGCCCAGCGCGCGCTGGTGGAAGCCATCGAGCTGGAACGCCTGCTGCTGGCCGAGTTGCGCGAGGTGTCCACCGTCATCGACACCAGCCAGCTGCGCCCGGCCCAGCTGCGCGGTCGCATCCGCGACCTGGTGGACGCGCGCCACAGCTCGCTCACGCTGGTGTTCGAAAGCTTCGCCTTCAAGTACGGCGTGCCGCTGGACGCCGACTATGTGTTCGACGTGCGCATCCTGCCCAACCCCTACTACATCCGCGAGCTGCGCCCGCTGAACGGCTGCGACGCGCCGGTGGCCGAGTACCTGGCCGCGCAGCCCGAGGCCATGGACATGCTGGCGCACATTGAAACCTTTCTGCGCCGCTGGATCCCGGCCTTCGAGGCCGACCTGCGCAGCTACCTCACGGTGGCCATCGGCTGCACTGGTGGCCAGCACCGGTCGGTGTACATCGCCGAACGCCTGGCCGAACGTTTTGCCGACCGTGGTGCCACCCTGGTGCGGCACCGCGAGATGGACGTCAACGATTGA
- a CDS encoding peptidase S16, lon domain protein (PFAM: ATP-dependent protease La (LON) domain), with product MPASLPLFPLQSVLFPGMRLQLKVFEARYLDLVSRCLREQQPFGVVCLRQGGELRRAGEKVRLETTGVLARLDEVDAEGPGILRVRCTGGQRFTLQGHPLQEADGLWTAAVGKVPDDPLLAPDTTLIPAVRALANAIGALEKQGATPFDKPYRFDDVAWVSNRWCELLPISLAAKQKLMELDDPQLRLKLVDEFLRGKGVVA from the coding sequence GTGCCGGCCTCCCTGCCGCTGTTCCCGCTGCAGTCGGTGCTGTTTCCCGGCATGAGGCTGCAGCTGAAGGTGTTCGAGGCCCGCTACCTGGACCTGGTGTCGCGCTGCCTGCGCGAACAGCAGCCTTTTGGCGTGGTGTGCCTGCGCCAGGGCGGCGAGCTGCGCCGCGCGGGTGAAAAGGTGCGGCTGGAAACCACCGGCGTGCTGGCGCGGCTGGACGAGGTGGACGCCGAAGGCCCCGGCATCCTGCGTGTGCGCTGCACCGGCGGTCAGCGCTTCACACTGCAGGGCCACCCGCTGCAGGAGGCCGACGGGCTGTGGACGGCCGCCGTGGGCAAGGTGCCCGACGACCCGCTGCTGGCACCCGACACCACGCTGATTCCGGCCGTGCGCGCACTGGCCAATGCCATCGGCGCGCTGGAAAAGCAGGGCGCCACGCCTTTCGACAAGCCCTACCGCTTCGACGATGTGGCCTGGGTCAGCAACCGCTGGTGCGAACTGCTGCCCATATCGCTTGCTGCCAAGCAGAAGCTGATGGAACTGGACGACCCGCAGCTGCGGCTGAAACTGGTGGACGAGTTCCTGCGCGGCAAGGGTGTGGTGGCCTAG
- a CDS encoding putative membrane protein (PFAM: EamA-like transporter family~TIGRFAM: phosphonate utilization associated putative membrane protein), with protein MTPALSVSWPVVAAVLLGALLHAGWNALVKSSGDKALDTALVHVMGSVVALPLLALVGLPGPAGLPFIAASLVVHIGYYIALAGAYEHGDLGLTYPIMRGFAPLLVALGSGHLLGEAPSLASWLGVLGITCGVALVGLAHTGQALHHRKALAFAFANAGIIAVYTVVDGLGVRTEVAAGGHALRYVLLLFVLDGVMYPSLVWLRRGVAGRAHILAYARTRWPLAALGGSASIGSYAIALWAMTRAPVASVAALRETSVLFAALLGRVLLKERFGPQRAIGTGVIVLGVMALRLG; from the coding sequence GTGACGCCCGCACTCAGCGTCAGTTGGCCGGTGGTGGCCGCGGTGCTGCTGGGCGCATTGCTGCACGCCGGCTGGAATGCGCTGGTGAAAAGCAGCGGCGACAAGGCCCTGGACACCGCCCTGGTGCATGTGATGGGTTCGGTGGTGGCCCTGCCGCTGCTGGCGCTGGTGGGGCTGCCAGGCCCGGCCGGCCTGCCCTTCATCGCTGCTTCTCTGGTGGTGCACATCGGCTACTACATCGCACTGGCGGGCGCCTATGAGCACGGCGACCTGGGCCTGACCTACCCCATCATGCGCGGCTTTGCGCCGCTGCTGGTGGCGCTGGGCAGCGGCCACCTGCTGGGCGAAGCGCCCAGCCTGGCCAGCTGGTTGGGCGTGCTGGGCATCACCTGCGGCGTGGCGCTGGTGGGCCTGGCCCACACCGGGCAGGCGCTGCACCACCGCAAGGCCCTGGCCTTTGCCTTTGCCAACGCCGGCATCATCGCCGTCTACACCGTGGTGGACGGCCTGGGCGTGCGCACCGAGGTGGCCGCGGGCGGCCATGCGCTGCGCTACGTGTTGCTGCTGTTCGTGCTGGACGGGGTGATGTACCCCAGCCTGGTGTGGCTGCGGCGAGGGGTCGCTGGGCGCGCCCACATCCTGGCCTACGCGCGCACGCGCTGGCCGCTGGCCGCGCTGGGCGGCAGCGCGTCAATCGGCTCCTACGCCATCGCCTTGTGGGCCATGACCCGCGCCCCGGTGGCCAGCGTGGCCGCGCTGCGCGAGACCTCGGTGCTGTTCGCCGCACTGCTGGGCAGGGTGCTGCTGAAAGAGAGATTCGGCCCGCAGCGCGCCATCGGCACCGGGGTCATCGTGCTGGGGGTGATGGCCTTGCGGCTGGGCTAG
- a CDS encoding DNA repair protein RecN (PFAM: RecF/RecN/SMC N terminal domain~TIGRFAM: DNA repair protein RecN): protein MLRRLALRDFVIVPALELDFDAGFSVLTGETGAGKSILIDALQLALGHRGDAGVVREGAARAEVSAEFDTPESLRPWLDEAGFDPGDTLLLRRSIDAQGKSRAWVNGSPATITQLREAADALLDIHGQHAWQSLTRPVAVRALLDAQAGVQGAEMAARFAAWKQAADALERARERSDEIVAERERLAWTLTELDRLAPGDAEWPELNAEHQRLAHAQALLDGAQAALAALSEGEPSAQGLAQRALDAIADVSAYDERLGSLVDVLQGAIAQLDDAAHTLNHYLGHAELDPQRLGELDARLAAWMGQARRLRKPPEELPALRTQMQQQLKDLDAATDLERLEQALAQAERHWRDEALRVSAARRRAAGPLAASVTTAMQQLGMAGGRFDVAFQPQDKPQAFGLESAELLVAGHAGSTPRPLAKVASGGELSRLALAIAVTTAAAQQALGQAAPTLIFDEIDAGIGGAVGDTVGALMKQLGASAQVLAVTHLAQVAACGDHHFVVAKSAEGGAARSQVRPVSGEARVAEVARMLGGEKLSGTAHAQAMLEQGAAAAAPAPAPRKRSSKA, encoded by the coding sequence ATGTTGAGGCGCCTGGCCCTGCGCGATTTCGTCATCGTGCCCGCGCTGGAACTGGACTTCGACGCCGGCTTTTCGGTGCTGACCGGCGAGACCGGCGCCGGCAAGTCCATCCTGATCGACGCGCTGCAATTGGCCCTGGGCCACCGGGGTGATGCCGGCGTGGTGCGCGAAGGTGCGGCGCGCGCCGAGGTCAGCGCCGAGTTCGACACGCCCGAATCGCTGCGGCCCTGGCTGGACGAAGCGGGCTTCGACCCGGGCGACACCCTGCTGCTGCGCCGCAGCATCGACGCCCAAGGCAAGAGCCGCGCCTGGGTGAACGGCAGCCCGGCCACCATCACCCAGCTGCGCGAAGCGGCCGACGCCCTGCTGGACATCCATGGCCAGCATGCCTGGCAAAGCCTCACCCGCCCGGTGGCGGTGCGCGCGCTGCTGGATGCGCAGGCCGGCGTGCAAGGTGCCGAGATGGCCGCACGCTTCGCGGCCTGGAAGCAAGCCGCCGACGCGCTGGAGCGCGCCCGCGAACGCAGCGACGAGATCGTGGCCGAGCGCGAACGCCTGGCATGGACCCTGACCGAGCTGGACCGCCTGGCCCCGGGGGACGCCGAATGGCCCGAGCTGAACGCCGAGCACCAGCGCCTGGCCCACGCCCAGGCCCTGCTGGACGGCGCCCAGGCCGCGCTGGCCGCGCTGAGCGAAGGCGAGCCCAGCGCGCAAGGCCTGGCGCAGCGCGCGCTGGACGCGATTGCCGACGTGTCGGCCTACGATGAACGCCTGGGCAGCCTGGTCGACGTGCTGCAAGGCGCCATCGCCCAGCTCGACGACGCCGCGCACACCCTGAACCACTACCTGGGCCATGCCGAGCTGGACCCGCAGCGCCTGGGCGAGCTGGACGCCCGCCTGGCGGCCTGGATGGGCCAGGCACGCCGCCTGCGCAAGCCCCCGGAAGAACTGCCCGCGCTGCGCACCCAGATGCAGCAGCAATTGAAAGACCTGGACGCCGCCACCGACCTGGAACGGCTGGAACAGGCCTTGGCGCAGGCCGAACGGCACTGGCGCGACGAGGCGCTGCGCGTGTCCGCCGCGCGGCGCCGGGCGGCGGGGCCCTTGGCCGCCTCGGTCACCACGGCGATGCAGCAGCTGGGCATGGCTGGCGGGCGCTTCGACGTGGCCTTCCAGCCCCAGGACAAACCGCAGGCCTTCGGCCTGGAGAGTGCTGAATTGCTGGTGGCCGGCCACGCCGGCAGCACGCCGCGGCCGCTGGCCAAGGTGGCCTCGGGCGGCGAACTCTCGCGCCTGGCGCTGGCCATCGCGGTCACCACCGCCGCGGCGCAGCAGGCTTTGGGGCAGGCCGCGCCCACCCTCATTTTCGACGAGATCGACGCTGGCATCGGCGGCGCGGTGGGCGACACCGTGGGCGCGCTGATGAAGCAGCTGGGCGCCAGCGCGCAGGTGCTGGCGGTCACCCACCTGGCCCAGGTGGCGGCCTGCGGCGACCACCATTTCGTCGTGGCCAAGTCGGCCGAAGGCGGCGCCGCGCGCAGCCAGGTGCGGCCGGTCAGCGGCGAAGCCCGCGTGGCCGAGGTGGCGCGCATGCTGGGCGGCGAAAAGCTGTCCGGCACCGCGCATGCCCAGGCCATGCTGGAACAAGGCGCGGCGGCGGCGGCGCCGGCCCCCGCGCCGCGCAAACGCAGCAGCAAGGCATGA